A stretch of the Thermoanaerobaculia bacterium genome encodes the following:
- a CDS encoding DMT family transporter codes for MIRSALILTVGIAALSFAAIFIRFCEDVPSLVIATYRMVIASLVLLAWAPTRSSFSFRTISRRQWFLGFLGGLFLALHFATWITSLKFTSVASSVVLVTTNPLFVGFFSYLFFREKQPPALLAGIALSITGSVIMAVGDSGLTNLAITDSRALIGDGLALLGAILASAYLMVGARLRQRTDILTTVVLVYTFSAVILLLITLAAGLPLRGFSNSSYLYMVLLALVPQIIGHTTINWALQHLRTSMVAVVILGEPIGASILAYLIFRETVGTLQLVGIFLIFSAILLASRQGKRLDPGGPPPVSDVI; via the coding sequence ATGATTCGATCGGCACTGATCCTGACCGTTGGAATTGCGGCACTCTCCTTTGCCGCGATCTTTATCCGTTTCTGTGAGGATGTACCCTCCCTGGTTATCGCCACCTATCGAATGGTGATCGCTTCCCTCGTTCTTCTTGCCTGGGCGCCGACCCGATCCTCTTTTTCTTTCCGAACCATCTCCCGAAGGCAATGGTTTCTCGGTTTTCTGGGAGGCCTCTTCCTCGCCCTTCACTTCGCCACCTGGATTACATCCCTGAAATTTACATCGGTTGCATCCAGCGTGGTCCTGGTTACAACCAATCCGCTCTTTGTCGGTTTTTTTTCCTATCTCTTTTTCAGGGAAAAACAGCCTCCCGCGCTCCTGGCGGGCATTGCCCTTTCCATCACAGGAAGCGTGATCATGGCCGTCGGCGATTCCGGACTGACGAACCTGGCCATCACCGATTCCAGGGCCCTGATTGGAGATGGCCTGGCCCTGTTGGGTGCCATTCTGGCTTCGGCCTATCTAATGGTAGGTGCACGATTACGCCAGAGAACCGACATCCTGACAACCGTGGTTCTGGTCTATACCTTCTCCGCCGTCATTCTTCTGCTGATTACCCTTGCGGCCGGTCTTCCCCTCAGGGGATTCTCGAACTCATCCTATCTCTACATGGTTCTCCTGGCCCTGGTTCCGCAGATCATCGGCCATACGACCATCAACTGGGCCCTGCAGCACCTTCGGACCTCGATGGTCGCGGTGGTGATCCTGGGAGAACCGATCGGGGCATCGATTCTGGCCTACCTGATCTTTCGCGAAACCGTAGGAACCCTCCAGCTTGTTGGAATCTTCTTGATCTTCTCGGCCATTCTCCTGGCATCCCGCCAGGGAAAACGTCTCGACCCGGGAGGCCCACCCCCGGTTTCTGACGTAATCTAA
- a CDS encoding ABC transporter ATP-binding protein, whose product MKWHDSTNLFRQLLGYLHPYRGRALVATGLIITASLLQLAGPVITAYAVDHYLLPSDGIQRDLTGFSLLILLYIFISVVTSGVLHIQTRVMEGTGQRVMVDLRAELYRHLTHMDQNFIHRHPVGRLMTRVMSDVDTLNELFTSGFVSIFGDFFLLAGIIAAMLIFNWKLALATFSILPFLILLSVWFQRTVLAAYREVRRSISALNAYLQERLSGITVIQLFQQERRTMDTFQDLNQNLMDANIRSITSYSIFFPGVEFLSSVGLAIIVWVGGGQVLEQSLTFGTLLAFIQYTRRFYEPLNDLAEKFNVLQSARAAGERVFDLLQTAPDLVNIGTHIPENLTGEIRIQRVSFAYDREPVLKGLDLTIPAGQKVAVVGPTGAGKSSFIALLKRFYDPTEGIITLDGVSLAEYDLPSLRKVIAEVQQDVTLFQGSILENLRMFDSEITLSSIEAMIQDLGFSEWFSDLPDGLQTELGASNTTLSLGQQQIISVVRAMVQKPSLLILDEATASVDSILEQKIQSAVERLMEGKTTVVIAHRLSTLRGCDRILVFLGGRLVEDGTHRELLSRNGMYTRLYQLLQA is encoded by the coding sequence ATGAAATGGCACGATTCAACTAACCTGTTCAGACAGCTCCTTGGTTACCTGCATCCCTATCGCGGGCGGGCCCTGGTCGCGACCGGTCTCATCATTACCGCCTCCCTTCTCCAGCTTGCCGGTCCCGTCATCACCGCGTACGCTGTGGATCACTATCTTCTTCCCTCGGACGGAATCCAGAGGGATCTCACCGGGTTCTCCCTCCTGATCCTTCTCTATATCTTCATAAGTGTCGTAACTTCCGGGGTTCTCCATATCCAGACAAGAGTTATGGAGGGTACGGGCCAGAGGGTCATGGTCGATCTTCGGGCCGAACTCTATCGCCACCTCACCCATATGGACCAGAACTTCATTCACAGACATCCGGTCGGCAGGTTGATGACCCGGGTCATGAGCGACGTGGACACCCTGAATGAGCTCTTTACCAGCGGATTTGTCAGTATTTTCGGGGATTTCTTTCTCCTGGCCGGCATCATTGCCGCCATGCTTATCTTCAACTGGAAACTGGCGCTGGCCACCTTTTCCATCCTTCCCTTTCTGATCCTTCTCAGCGTCTGGTTCCAGCGGACGGTCCTTGCGGCCTATCGGGAGGTACGGCGCTCGATTTCCGCCCTGAACGCCTACCTTCAGGAACGGTTATCGGGGATTACGGTGATCCAGCTCTTTCAGCAGGAAAGAAGAACCATGGATACCTTCCAGGACCTGAATCAGAACCTGATGGATGCCAATATCCGGAGCATTACTTCCTATTCGATCTTTTTTCCGGGCGTGGAATTTCTTTCATCCGTCGGCCTGGCTATCATTGTCTGGGTCGGCGGAGGTCAGGTCCTGGAACAGAGCCTCACCTTCGGAACCCTGCTGGCCTTTATCCAATACACAAGACGCTTCTATGAACCTCTGAACGATCTGGCCGAAAAATTTAACGTCCTCCAATCGGCACGAGCGGCGGGTGAGAGAGTCTTTGATCTCCTCCAGACTGCTCCGGACCTCGTGAACATCGGAACCCATATTCCCGAAAATCTTACGGGAGAAATCCGGATTCAACGTGTTTCCTTTGCGTACGATCGGGAACCCGTATTGAAAGGACTGGACCTGACCATCCCGGCCGGTCAGAAAGTGGCAGTCGTCGGTCCGACGGGAGCGGGGAAATCCTCCTTTATTGCTCTGTTGAAACGCTTCTACGATCCGACGGAAGGGATCATTACACTCGATGGGGTTTCCCTGGCAGAGTACGATCTTCCTTCTCTTCGAAAGGTAATTGCGGAAGTGCAGCAGGATGTCACCCTCTTTCAGGGGTCGATCCTGGAAAATCTTCGAATGTTCGATTCGGAAATAACTCTATCCTCCATCGAAGCTATGATTCAGGATCTGGGTTTTTCCGAATGGTTTTCGGATCTGCCGGACGGTCTGCAGACTGAACTGGGAGCAAGCAACACGACTCTCTCCCTGGGACAGCAGCAGATCATCAGCGTGGTGCGGGCCATGGTGCAGAAGCCCTCTCTCCTGATTCTGGATGAAGCCACGGCTTCCGTGGACAGTATCTTGGAGCAGAAGATTCAGAGCGCCGTGGAGCGCCTTATGGAAGGGAAAACCACGGTCGTCATTGCCCATCGGCTGTCCACTCTGAGGGGATGCGACCGGATCCTGGTCTTTCTTGGCGGCCGTCTGGTGGAGGATGGAACGCACAGGGAGCTTCTTTCCCGAAACGGAATGTACACAAGGCTGTACCAGCTGCTTCAGGCTTAG
- a CDS encoding ABC transporter ATP-binding protein, producing MTAASVYVSLLIPVYVRRALDTPTRPELFHGAIMVVVFALFWAVLLYGQRMVIAVAARSIEYRLRNLFFDHLLQLPSRQHRAWRPGDLMALTVNDLQAVRMMIGPGVMYTVSTVMVVALAAVQMGRIHAGLTLVALSPLPLVAWVTRFFGRKIHVVFRDVQDQYARMSASLQEDLKNLRVVQGFSSEQVFAKRFDTLNDGYYSRNLRLIKLQAVFYPLLRLLIALSSILILAYGGILLHRGILSTGQFVEFHLYLMRLIWPTIAFGWVANLIQRGSASLKRMESVYTVQPDLPRVRGSLVPERSMGLHVRSLSDGILDQVSFRCSPGEWVGIVGPSGSGKTTLLDRIARVEEPPAGSVFLGEMDLRDLPIDQVRSLIGYVPQQSFLFSATLMENVSFGQPGSPYEEVARAVGIAGLHADLEQFPSGLDTVIGERGVTLSGGQRQRVAIARALLKRPALLLLDDCLSAVDTETELLILQQLRSHFRTTSSLIVSHRMKIMTHVDHILVLDGGRVVEEGTHTELLARKGLYARLWDLQQIRDEMARFN from the coding sequence CTGACAGCAGCATCGGTTTATGTTTCCCTTCTTATTCCTGTCTATGTCCGTCGTGCACTGGATACACCGACGCGACCTGAACTATTCCACGGCGCAATCATGGTTGTCGTTTTCGCATTGTTCTGGGCCGTTCTTCTTTATGGACAGCGCATGGTGATCGCCGTTGCGGCCCGGTCCATTGAATATCGCCTGAGAAACCTCTTTTTTGACCATCTTCTCCAGCTGCCTTCCCGTCAACATCGAGCCTGGCGTCCTGGAGACCTGATGGCCCTCACGGTGAACGATCTTCAGGCGGTTCGGATGATGATCGGACCGGGAGTGATGTACACCGTTTCCACGGTCATGGTGGTGGCGCTTGCAGCCGTTCAGATGGGTCGAATTCATGCCGGGTTGACCCTTGTGGCTTTGAGTCCTCTTCCCCTTGTTGCCTGGGTTACCCGCTTTTTCGGTCGAAAAATCCACGTGGTTTTCCGTGATGTGCAGGATCAATATGCCCGGATGAGCGCCTCCCTGCAGGAGGACCTGAAGAATCTGCGCGTTGTCCAGGGATTTTCTTCAGAGCAGGTTTTTGCGAAACGGTTTGACACGCTGAATGACGGGTATTACAGCAGGAATCTCCGGCTGATCAAGCTTCAGGCTGTTTTCTATCCTCTGTTGCGCCTCCTGATCGCATTAAGTTCCATCCTGATTCTTGCCTACGGAGGGATTCTTCTCCATCGAGGCATCCTGAGCACCGGACAGTTCGTGGAATTCCATCTCTATCTGATGCGACTGATCTGGCCCACGATCGCCTTTGGATGGGTCGCGAACCTGATCCAGAGAGGCAGTGCATCCCTCAAACGAATGGAATCTGTCTATACCGTGCAACCTGACCTGCCCCGGGTAAGGGGCAGCCTTGTCCCGGAACGGTCCATGGGGCTTCACGTTCGTTCACTGTCGGATGGAATCCTGGACCAGGTCAGCTTTCGCTGTTCACCGGGTGAATGGGTGGGGATTGTAGGGCCCAGCGGTTCCGGAAAGACAACTCTCCTGGATCGCATCGCCCGCGTGGAGGAGCCGCCCGCCGGTTCTGTCTTTCTTGGTGAAATGGACCTGCGGGATCTCCCCATTGATCAGGTCCGTTCCCTGATCGGCTATGTGCCGCAGCAGTCCTTTCTCTTTTCCGCCACGCTGATGGAAAATGTATCCTTCGGTCAGCCCGGTTCCCCCTATGAGGAAGTGGCCAGGGCTGTAGGAATCGCCGGTCTCCATGCCGATCTGGAACAATTTCCTTCCGGACTGGATACCGTCATCGGGGAACGGGGCGTAACCCTTTCTGGAGGACAGCGCCAGAGGGTCGCCATTGCCCGGGCTCTCTTAAAGCGTCCCGCTCTTCTCCTCCTCGACGATTGTCTTTCAGCCGTGGATACGGAAACCGAACTGCTGATTCTCCAGCAGCTTCGCTCCCATTTCCGAACCACCTCTTCCCTTATTGTCTCTCATCGAATGAAGATCATGACCCACGTCGATCACATCCTTGTCCTGGACGGAGGTCGAGTCGTGGAAGAGGGAACCCATACCGAACTTCTGGCCCGAAAGGGCCTCTATGCAAGACTCTGGGATCTCCAGCAGATACGCGATGAAATGGCACGATTCAACTAA
- the ssb gene encoding single-stranded DNA-binding protein, with product MSLNKVILVGRVGQDPEIRATQTGVPVANFTLATNDYWRDKSTGERRERTEWHRIVAWDRQAQFCGDYVRKGMLILVEGSLQTRSWEGKDGQKRSTTEIRIQNIQMLERKGSTGDSDGMSDDLPPDDLPPEGDVPF from the coding sequence ATGTCTCTAAATAAAGTTATTTTAGTCGGCCGTGTAGGCCAGGATCCCGAAATCCGAGCGACACAAACGGGTGTACCGGTTGCCAACTTCACCCTCGCAACGAACGACTACTGGCGGGACAAGTCCACAGGGGAGCGGCGTGAGCGTACCGAATGGCACCGGATCGTGGCGTGGGATCGTCAGGCTCAGTTTTGCGGGGACTACGTCCGTAAGGGGATGCTCATCCTTGTGGAAGGGAGCCTCCAGACCCGTTCCTGGGAAGGAAAGGACGGTCAAAAGCGATCCACGACGGAAATTCGGATACAGAATATCCAGATGCTTGAACGTAAGGGATCCACGGGTGATTCCGATGGAATGTCGGATGATCTGCCTCCCGATGATCTTCCTCCTGAAGGAGATGTGCCCTTCTGA
- a CDS encoding M1 family aminopeptidase has product MKRVLALLALVALPLWGATFEEQLKTFRSPILGSEAFMLKNYTHTWGNTDFAFTGKVAPLTLQDKTVGFAFSGEGTIAMHVQKGPFRLGNVTNLTESHQIKLEEGDVLTDTFKDAVFLANRIPEDLFSGDKADMAGLKDIVSKSLERWDKTPYQGMDHFFAHILLNEYDGLSLIATFEGGRKDAFYQVDEVSEKSEFYGYWKKSSVYDLYYLDSLVSQPFNFDIRKRPEYPYYQTDIDLEIVSEDNTFVREKTKTRITSNSSGLKVIGLSLINGKDRSYKPWNEYGDPFTVTRVTGEDGKPLAFSHRYNELLVELPKALNKKESVTLTIEAEGNLLKNYEGDSYLVLGNFDYFPQLDTTWTKAPFHAVIKVKDPYISLGTGKNIKRWKEGELNCLETREERPISFPFLVAGKFDVTEKSEKDYDVKVYSYVMGKQKAGKKLAKNGLAILDFYSSGMALFPYHELEVVEIPYQRHFFWQAPSGVVEITSEAFNPLGGSEDDYDTILRRLFSLGQNARYAHEIAHQWFGNLVGFETEYDNWISESFAEYLSYMFMKSIDKKKAESQYQIWVNSTKECGDKGTVYGAASAGEYYTCLLYGKGPFVLDALRAEIGDEAFNTVLNLITNAAAKKNMGAITEDLILIVNHVTKKDFRPFFDKYIFGEENPEVKS; this is encoded by the coding sequence ATGAAACGTGTGCTTGCTCTGCTGGCCCTTGTGGCCCTCCCCCTGTGGGGAGCAACTTTTGAGGAACAGCTGAAAACTTTTCGATCTCCCATACTGGGATCGGAAGCCTTTATGCTGAAGAATTATACCCATACCTGGGGGAATACGGACTTTGCCTTCACGGGTAAAGTTGCTCCCCTGACCCTCCAGGACAAAACGGTGGGTTTCGCCTTCTCCGGGGAGGGGACGATCGCGATGCATGTGCAGAAAGGGCCCTTTCGTCTGGGGAATGTGACCAACCTGACGGAAAGCCATCAGATTAAACTGGAAGAAGGCGATGTCCTGACCGATACGTTTAAGGATGCCGTCTTTCTGGCCAATCGGATTCCCGAAGATCTGTTCTCCGGGGACAAGGCCGACATGGCCGGACTGAAGGACATTGTATCCAAGAGCCTTGAACGCTGGGATAAGACGCCCTACCAGGGGATGGATCACTTCTTTGCTCACATCCTTTTGAATGAATATGACGGACTGTCTCTGATTGCGACCTTCGAAGGGGGAAGAAAGGATGCCTTCTACCAGGTCGATGAGGTCAGTGAGAAGAGCGAATTTTACGGATACTGGAAAAAGAGTTCCGTATATGATCTTTACTATCTCGATTCCCTGGTGAGCCAGCCATTCAACTTCGATATCAGGAAGCGGCCGGAATATCCCTATTACCAGACCGACATCGATCTAGAGATTGTTTCCGAGGACAACACCTTTGTCCGGGAGAAGACAAAGACCCGGATTACCTCCAACAGCAGCGGGTTAAAGGTGATCGGCCTGAGCTTGATCAACGGGAAGGATCGATCCTATAAACCATGGAATGAATACGGCGATCCTTTTACCGTGACCAGGGTTACGGGGGAAGACGGGAAGCCCCTGGCCTTTTCTCACCGTTATAATGAGCTGCTTGTTGAACTTCCCAAAGCACTGAATAAGAAAGAGTCGGTTACCCTGACCATCGAAGCGGAAGGAAATCTCCTGAAAAATTACGAAGGGGACAGCTACCTTGTCCTGGGCAACTTTGATTATTTCCCGCAATTGGACACGACCTGGACAAAGGCTCCATTCCATGCCGTAATCAAGGTGAAAGATCCATACATTTCACTCGGCACGGGAAAGAACATCAAGCGATGGAAGGAAGGCGAGCTGAACTGTCTGGAAACCCGAGAAGAGCGCCCCATTTCCTTTCCATTCCTGGTGGCCGGGAAATTCGATGTGACGGAAAAGTCGGAAAAAGATTACGACGTCAAGGTCTATTCCTACGTTATGGGAAAACAGAAAGCCGGCAAGAAGCTGGCCAAGAACGGCCTGGCCATCCTCGATTTCTATTCCAGCGGGATGGCTTTGTTCCCCTACCATGAACTGGAAGTCGTGGAGATTCCCTACCAGCGGCATTTTTTCTGGCAGGCGCCATCCGGAGTGGTGGAAATTACCTCCGAGGCCTTCAATCCCCTCGGAGGAAGCGAAGATGACTACGATACCATCCTTCGAAGGCTCTTTTCCCTGGGGCAGAATGCACGGTATGCCCACGAAATCGCCCACCAGTGGTTCGGGAACCTTGTGGGTTTTGAAACGGAATACGATAACTGGATTTCTGAATCCTTCGCGGAGTACCTGTCCTACATGTTCATGAAGAGCATCGACAAGAAAAAAGCGGAGTCTCAGTACCAGATCTGGGTCAATTCAACCAAGGAGTGCGGAGACAAGGGAACCGTATATGGTGCGGCGTCCGCCGGGGAGTACTACACCTGCCTGCTCTACGGGAAGGGTCCCTTTGTCCTGGATGCGCTGCGGGCGGAGATTGGGGACGAAGCCTTCAATACGGTTCTCAATCTCATCACCAATGCGGCAGCGAAGAAGAACATGGGGGCCATTACGGAAGATCTCATTCTGATCGTCAACCATGTCACCAAAAAGGATTTTCGTCCCTTCTTTGACAAGTACATCTTTGGAGAAGAAAACCCGGAAGTGAAAAGTTAA
- a CDS encoding M48 family metallopeptidase → MKRLKFCVRPPRPRWIPFQKIVLVLVLLCTHSAWGAEKGKKPSTWFDRSLEFTVELYKHYPPETDEAEMERVNNLAYRIAAQLPEVHTPYTFQIVKMRAPNAFALPGGFIFITTGMLKINLTDEELAGLIGHEITHVWKEHAVHMQKKATLLSMLSQALVMGILVGVKDQGRQDSLPWVYAPDSEIRRYETQKDNYLQGAIAFGAVFQELLMQGYSRGYEMESDREGMRLMAMAGFDPEGTLDLLQNLHHRIYEAPGYGYWRSHPYFEDRVEAAELRLPTIQAQPVTDPTVFRRKTQEDLLNMADSYEGEKRDILERMAYWAYPHGPRALGLRRTILDQQLSGLRQEVPLRRDYGEVLRTVNTMIEHFENDPELGERALDSLRQVRDSLNEDREICRSAFQGILEHGVPDIPFLETYLSNYPEDSMAGVVAYTLFQMNRRLGHEEEAVEALVKAYSFEDSRDLAIHAAGNYIGSVKKLQTCHSVLTTILDPAVTPAARQQMEMLSFSYDSLKDGAHFLDDVEDSPYEETIRSRLNELAWNAYQKGGIYEKVGDPQKALDIFNDILLYAPESEAALRIRESIMKDSMSSDQGGSS, encoded by the coding sequence GTGAAACGTCTAAAGTTTTGTGTCCGTCCGCCGCGGCCACGATGGATTCCATTCCAGAAGATCGTTCTGGTACTCGTTCTTCTATGCACTCACTCTGCATGGGGAGCGGAAAAGGGCAAGAAACCCTCCACGTGGTTTGATCGAAGCCTCGAATTTACTGTAGAGCTCTACAAACACTATCCCCCGGAAACCGATGAAGCGGAAATGGAACGGGTCAACAACCTTGCGTACCGGATTGCGGCTCAGCTTCCGGAAGTCCATACCCCCTATACGTTCCAGATCGTCAAAATGCGCGCACCCAATGCCTTTGCCCTGCCCGGTGGATTTATTTTCATTACGACGGGGATGTTAAAGATCAATTTGACGGATGAAGAACTCGCCGGCTTGATCGGCCATGAAATCACCCATGTATGGAAGGAGCATGCGGTCCATATGCAGAAGAAAGCCACACTCCTCTCCATGTTGTCCCAGGCACTTGTCATGGGAATCTTAGTGGGCGTGAAGGACCAGGGGAGGCAGGATTCCCTTCCCTGGGTTTACGCTCCAGACAGTGAGATTCGGCGATACGAAACGCAGAAGGACAATTATCTTCAGGGAGCCATTGCCTTTGGAGCTGTTTTTCAGGAGCTTCTGATGCAGGGGTATTCCAGAGGGTATGAGATGGAATCGGACCGGGAAGGGATGCGTCTGATGGCCATGGCCGGTTTCGACCCCGAAGGGACTCTGGACCTTCTTCAGAACCTTCACCATCGGATTTACGAAGCTCCGGGATACGGATACTGGCGGTCCCATCCCTACTTCGAAGACCGTGTGGAAGCTGCTGAACTACGCCTCCCGACCATCCAGGCCCAACCCGTAACGGACCCGACAGTGTTCCGGAGAAAAACACAGGAAGACCTCCTGAATATGGCGGATTCCTACGAAGGAGAAAAGAGGGACATTCTGGAACGGATGGCCTACTGGGCCTATCCCCATGGTCCCCGGGCCCTCGGTCTGCGAAGAACCATCCTGGATCAGCAGTTGTCCGGATTGAGACAGGAGGTTCCCCTCCGCAGGGACTATGGTGAAGTCCTCCGTACCGTGAATACCATGATCGAACATTTCGAAAATGACCCGGAGCTGGGAGAGCGCGCACTCGATTCCCTGAGGCAAGTTCGAGACTCCCTGAACGAGGACCGGGAAATCTGCCGTTCAGCCTTTCAGGGAATCCTCGAACACGGGGTTCCGGATATCCCCTTTCTGGAAACCTATTTGTCCAACTACCCGGAGGATTCCATGGCAGGTGTCGTGGCCTACACGCTCTTTCAGATGAATCGGCGTCTCGGACACGAAGAGGAAGCCGTGGAAGCGCTGGTGAAAGCCTATTCCTTTGAGGACTCTCGAGATCTCGCTATCCACGCCGCGGGAAATTATATTGGTTCCGTAAAAAAACTCCAAACCTGTCACTCCGTATTGACTACGATCCTGGATCCCGCCGTGACCCCGGCGGCCCGGCAGCAGATGGAAATGCTCTCCTTTTCCTATGATTCTCTGAAGGACGGAGCCCACTTCCTGGATGATGTCGAGGACTCGCCCTATGAAGAAACGATCCGGTCCCGTCTGAATGAACTGGCCTGGAATGCCTATCAGAAGGGAGGGATCTACGAAAAAGTTGGAGATCCACAGAAGGCGCTCGATATATTTAATGATATCCTTCTCTATGCGCCGGAATCAGAGGCTGCTCTGAGGATCCGGGAGAGTATTATGAAAGATTCAATGTCATCTGACCAAGGAGGTTCTTCATGA
- a CDS encoding sulfatase-like hydrolase/transferase, with amino-acid sequence MRTILLLLLYSSLLIGADQPDIILVTLDTTRADHLSLYGYDQPTSPRLVEFAKTAVTVTYAYSPVPLTLPAHVSILTGMAPEEHGVFLNGLKIPEALPLLQEQLASRGYATAAVVSSAVLQRSSGLNRGFDVYEDTMTSIGTGSVPNECSAKETTERALSLLKSLKSPFFLWVHYFDPHFPYRPPAPFRAAFANPYDGEIAAMDDSLGKLIAAIPAAARIVICGDHGEMLGERGEREHGVLLYEPAVRVPLLIRAGKGEKRGEIEGPVSLLSLYSMILSGDDFPRVSRNEESPVFTTYYGEMVYGFEPVRGILDFPYKLLWTGAKTLALYEVQSDPKETVDLAPRMRRKVRNMLQILKDRTKKSAQVSGQDPEASKLLHSLGYLSPSRDSVSTLIPPEEGLKANRIVEEAEEALQYGDSRRARDLLNGVLTQNPVHSDALHHMARLSLSSGNYRSARTYADRIVQSQPYRASGYILRGLAFESLGKLKEALEDYAEGLRLDDRDPGALGGLARVNLKLGNLDDVLALQDRTDLSGKPVPEVLKSVSRVLELRGELPGAFRMLHSAYTMTSGDPSLLPDLARLAEGAGYAGQAYVYWTMILRSSPRDPAALFSAARLGLGLQKDIPENRRRLNLARSLCGNSDLCRTIEEWMSREEK; translated from the coding sequence GTGCGAACCATCCTTCTTTTATTGCTTTATTCGAGTCTTCTCATCGGAGCGGATCAGCCCGATATTATCCTGGTGACTCTGGATACGACCCGGGCTGACCATTTGAGTCTCTATGGATACGATCAGCCCACCTCTCCCCGGCTTGTGGAATTTGCCAAAACCGCGGTTACGGTTACCTATGCCTATTCGCCGGTTCCCCTTACGCTTCCAGCCCATGTCTCGATCCTCACTGGCATGGCTCCCGAAGAACATGGAGTTTTTCTGAATGGCCTGAAGATCCCGGAGGCACTTCCTCTTCTGCAGGAACAGCTTGCTTCCCGGGGATATGCCACGGCTGCGGTTGTCTCTTCCGCGGTTCTGCAGAGATCTTCCGGACTGAACCGGGGATTCGATGTGTACGAGGACACCATGACCTCCATCGGTACGGGAAGCGTTCCCAATGAATGTTCTGCAAAGGAGACGACAGAGCGGGCTCTTTCGCTTCTGAAATCCCTGAAATCTCCCTTCTTTCTATGGGTCCACTACTTTGATCCCCATTTTCCTTATCGCCCTCCGGCACCTTTTCGGGCCGCCTTTGCGAACCCCTATGATGGTGAGATTGCAGCCATGGATGATTCCCTGGGGAAACTGATCGCCGCCATTCCCGCTGCTGCCCGTATCGTAATCTGCGGAGATCATGGGGAAATGCTGGGGGAAAGGGGCGAACGGGAGCATGGAGTTCTTCTCTATGAACCTGCGGTCCGGGTTCCGCTCCTGATTCGTGCGGGAAAGGGCGAAAAGCGTGGGGAGATCGAGGGACCCGTAAGCCTTCTTTCCCTCTACTCCATGATTCTGAGTGGAGATGATTTTCCCCGCGTATCACGCAACGAGGAATCCCCTGTCTTCACAACGTACTATGGAGAGATGGTCTATGGATTTGAGCCCGTCAGGGGCATCCTGGATTTTCCATACAAACTTCTCTGGACCGGGGCAAAGACTCTCGCGCTCTATGAGGTTCAGAGCGATCCGAAGGAGACCGTTGATCTTGCTCCCCGGATGAGAAGAAAGGTCCGGAATATGCTGCAGATCTTAAAGGATCGAACGAAAAAATCCGCTCAGGTAAGCGGACAGGATCCCGAGGCATCGAAGCTTCTCCATTCATTGGGCTATCTTTCCCCTTCCCGGGACTCGGTTTCTACCCTTATTCCGCCGGAGGAAGGGCTCAAGGCGAACCGGATCGTCGAGGAGGCGGAGGAAGCTCTTCAGTATGGCGATTCACGACGGGCCCGGGATCTACTCAACGGGGTTCTTACGCAGAATCCTGTCCATTCCGATGCCCTTCATCACATGGCGCGGCTTAGCCTCTCCAGCGGGAATTATCGGAGTGCCAGAACCTATGCGGATCGAATCGTACAATCTCAACCCTATCGCGCATCGGGTTATATTCTTCGTGGACTGGCGTTTGAGTCTCTGGGAAAACTGAAAGAAGCTCTGGAGGATTACGCGGAGGGCCTGCGGCTCGATGATCGGGATCCCGGAGCTCTTGGCGGATTGGCCCGGGTGAATCTGAAACTCGGAAACCTGGATGACGTCCTTGCGCTGCAGGATCGCACGGATCTTTCGGGAAAGCCTGTTCCCGAGGTTCTCAAATCTGTCTCCAGGGTGTTGGAGCTGCGGGGGGAACTGCCAGGCGCTTTCCGCATGCTTCACAGCGCCTATACCATGACCTCGGGTGATCCATCCCTTCTGCCCGACCTCGCACGATTGGCGGAGGGAGCAGGATATGCAGGTCAGGCCTATGTGTACTGGACCATGATTCTTCGTTCCAGCCCCCGTGACCCTGCGGCCCTTTTCTCTGCGGCCCGGCTGGGCCTGGGCCTGCAGAAGGATATCCCTGAAAACCGGCGTCGCTTGAATCTTGCCCGTTCTCTGTGCGGAAACTCCGACCTGTGCCGCACGATTGAGGAATGGATGAGCCGGGAAGAAAAGTGA